CTATAAAAACCAGGGTCACCTGATACCATTACAGTAACTCTTTTATTTTCATCTAAAGATTTTTTAATTTTTTCAAACGATGAGTCGATACCATCTTTAATATCAAACTGTTCTCCTTTTATAGGATCAATTTTTTCAACTAAATTAAATTGATTCTTTGTACCAACTAAAAGATCAGCATTAAGAATATATTGCTTAGCTTTAGGTATGATATAATCCAATGTTCCAGGTCCCATACCAACTACGACAATTTTTCCCACATACGCCACCCCTCTTTATAGCAAATCTCAAAAGAATTTGTACTAAACCCAATAAGTTCACCATCTCGATTTGTAAAAGCAACTCCTAATCGCTTAACTTTATTATCTTTAAGATGATTTTGCACACGATTTTCAGCCTCATTTGCTATATTACAAAATAAGGTCCTACTCTTATGTGTTTTATTTAACCTATCATAATTTTCTATTATCTTGACACATTCTTCTGTTGTTACTGCATTCCAAATTCGGTTAATAGACGCTTTAGAAAATCCAGCTAAAGAAGCATGTGCTACAAAAATTTCTCGTCTTGCATCTGCTACTTTACTATGGGTATTAAATATACCTGCTGATAATTTAGCTATCTTACCGGTATGGCCCATAATAAATATCCTCTTAAAACCGCGTTTTGCGGCTTTTTCTAACATAAGCCCAATATAATTACCTGTAATAACTATATTCTCTTTCGGTATACCAAAAGAGTGAGCATTTTTTTCTCCCATTCTTCCTGGTACTAATACTATCGTCTTTAAATTCATTGATTGCATCTGATCGAGCTGCAATAATAAGGAATCTTTTAAAGCTTTTTCAGACATAGGCTCAACTATCCCAGTTGTACCAAGTATTGAAATGCCATTAATTATACCAAGCTTTGAATTTAAGGTTTTTTTTGCTATTTTTTTACCTTCTGGAACAATTATTGTGATCTCAACTCCTTCACCATTAGACAGAATATCTCTTGTATTTTCTCTTATCATCTTTTTAGGTACTGGGTTTATAGCTTTTTCACCAATATCAACAGGAAGCCCTGGTTTGGTAACTTTTCCGACACCTTCACCCCCTCGAATTTTAATAACATCACTATTTACATGCTTTATATATGCACCTATTAAAATTCCATGAGTAGAATCACAATCATCACCACCATCTTTTCTTACAAAAGCACAGTTTTTATGATCTTCTCTAATTCCATAGCCTGCTATTGGAATTACTAATTCATACCCACTAGGAGACAAGATAGTAACCTTTT
The DNA window shown above is from Natranaerobius trueperi and carries:
- the cbiD gene encoding cobalt-precorrin-5B (C(1))-methyltransferase CbiD, whose product is MKKIQFDFKKKSIAQLLFYLLVIVTICFSLFFNSIDLSWFQNNLHILRSYVNNNFVSSVLIFFFFRMFFAVVSIPGSGVLTIVAGAIFDFLIAAVLVTLSVSFGVLIVFLLSRYAFRDFLKEQFSDKFYFIDHISKNHGKSLLFLVRVTEVLPSFIINSFFAFTPIKASTYYWVSLFGLLPGILIFTNAGHQITEIQELSDLMTPNIMVSLGLIGVIPIMCSIFYKSLCKKYIRYNNKSVENEENELRKGFTTGSCATAAAKAALLAKKYGQYPEKVTILSPSGYELVIPIAGYGIREDHKNCAFVRKDGGDDCDSTHGILIGAYIKHVNSDVIKIRGGEGVGKVTKPGLPVDIGEKAINPVPKKMIRENTRDILSNGEGVEITIIVPEGKKIAKKTLNSKLGIINGISILGTTGIVEPMSEKALKDSLLLQLDQMQSMNLKTIVLVPGRMGEKNAHSFGIPKENIVITGNYIGLMLEKAAKRGFKRIFIMGHTGKIAKLSAGIFNTHSKVADARREIFVAHASLAGFSKASINRIWNAVTTEECVKIIENYDRLNKTHKSRTLFCNIANEAENRVQNHLKDNKVKRLGVAFTNRDGELIGFSTNSFEICYKEGWRMWEKLS